A genome region from Salvia splendens isolate huo1 chromosome 19, SspV2, whole genome shotgun sequence includes the following:
- the LOC121778489 gene encoding bidirectional sugar transporter NEC1-like isoform X1, which produces MALFSAEHLAFLFGLLGNVISFLVFLAPMPTFYTIWKRKSSEGFQALPYSVAYFSASLLLYYAFLKTGAFMIITINGIGCFIETVYLLIYIIYAPKKSKLFTVALVLIFNVGGLGLVMLVSLLAFHGASRVTLVGWICCILNLAVFAAPFSIMRRVIKTKSVEYMPFTLSFFLTLCATMWFFYGFFVNDYYIAGPNILGFLFGIAQMILYFVYKNAKKDDGKLEPTKNIEKNTSLEEAKEVEIVSK; this is translated from the exons ATGGCTCTGTTCAGTGCTGAACACTTGGCTTTCTTATTTGGCCTTCTAG GGAATGTTATATCATTCTTGGTATTCTTGGCACCTAT GCCAACTTTCTACACGATTTGGAAGAGGAAGTCATCCGAAGGGTTTCAAGCATTGCCATATTCAGTTGCATATTTCAGTGCTTCCTTGTTGTTATACTACGCTTTCCTTAAAACCGGAGCGTTTAtgattattactataaatggcaTTGGATGTTTCATCGAGACGGTTTACCTCTTGATCTACATAATATATGCACCCAAGAAGTCCAAG TTATTCACGGTGGCTCTCGTTCTCATATTCAACGTTGGAGGGTTAGGGTTGGTCATGCTAGTTTCTCTACTAGCTTTCCATGGTGCTAGTAGAGTTACTTTGGTAGGATGGATATGTTGTATTTTAAACCTAGCTGTATTTGCAGCCCCTTTTAGCATCATG AGGCGTGTGATCAAGACGAAAAGCGTAGAGTATATGCCGTTCACTTTGTCATTCTTCCTTACCCTTTGTGCTACAATGTGGTTTTTCTATGGCTTCTTCGTCAATGACTATTACATTGCA GGTCCGAAtattttgggatttttgttCGGGATTGCTCAAATGATCTTGTACTTCGTCTACAAAAATGCCAAGAAGGACGATGGGAAGCTCGAGCCGACCAAGAATATCGAGAAGAACACGAGCCTCGAGGAAGCTAAAGAGGTTGAAATCGTATCAAAATGA
- the LOC121778489 gene encoding bidirectional sugar transporter NEC1-like isoform X2 yields MALFSAEHLAFLFGLLGNVISFLVFLAPMPTFYTIWKRKSSEGFQALPYSVAYFSASLLLYYAFLKTGAFMIITINGIGCFIETVYLLIYIIYAPKKSKRRVIKTKSVEYMPFTLSFFLTLCATMWFFYGFFVNDYYIAGPNILGFLFGIAQMILYFVYKNAKKDDGKLEPTKNIEKNTSLEEAKEVEIVSK; encoded by the exons ATGGCTCTGTTCAGTGCTGAACACTTGGCTTTCTTATTTGGCCTTCTAG GGAATGTTATATCATTCTTGGTATTCTTGGCACCTAT GCCAACTTTCTACACGATTTGGAAGAGGAAGTCATCCGAAGGGTTTCAAGCATTGCCATATTCAGTTGCATATTTCAGTGCTTCCTTGTTGTTATACTACGCTTTCCTTAAAACCGGAGCGTTTAtgattattactataaatggcaTTGGATGTTTCATCGAGACGGTTTACCTCTTGATCTACATAATATATGCACCCAAGAAGTCCAAG AGGCGTGTGATCAAGACGAAAAGCGTAGAGTATATGCCGTTCACTTTGTCATTCTTCCTTACCCTTTGTGCTACAATGTGGTTTTTCTATGGCTTCTTCGTCAATGACTATTACATTGCA GGTCCGAAtattttgggatttttgttCGGGATTGCTCAAATGATCTTGTACTTCGTCTACAAAAATGCCAAGAAGGACGATGGGAAGCTCGAGCCGACCAAGAATATCGAGAAGAACACGAGCCTCGAGGAAGCTAAAGAGGTTGAAATCGTATCAAAATGA